In Melioribacteraceae bacterium 4301-Me, a genomic segment contains:
- a CDS encoding HNH endonuclease, protein MVLGKAELVANNDHKKVRSVKVSYPWPSVIRLNEYVRLPFQKIILTRRNILKRDGHRCAYCGRGDLPLTIDHIIPKSKGGDESWENLVAACIVCNNKKGDRTPEEANMKLLIKPYTPNHIMFIRNYVGKIEETWKPFLFH, encoded by the coding sequence ATGGTCCTTGGCAAAGCTGAACTAGTAGCAAATAATGACCACAAAAAAGTTAGATCAGTTAAAGTTTCCTATCCTTGGCCAAGTGTAATTCGACTTAACGAATATGTTAGACTTCCTTTTCAAAAAATAATTCTCACACGAAGAAACATCCTTAAAAGAGATGGTCACAGATGTGCTTATTGCGGAAGGGGCGATTTACCTTTAACTATTGACCATATAATACCAAAATCTAAAGGCGGAGATGAAAGCTGGGAAAATCTTGTTGCAGCTTGTATTGTATGCAACAATAAAAAAGGTGACAGAACACCAGAAGAAGCAAACATGAAACTGTTAATTAAACCTTACACGCCAAATCATATTATGTTTATTAGAAATTATGTTGGAAAAATTGAAGAAACGTGGAAACCATTCCTATTTCACTAA
- the trpS gene encoding tryptophan--tRNA ligase, translating to MPKKRILSGMRPTGKLHLGNYVGALENWIKLQDDYESYFLIADYHVLTTDLSTEKIYSNSIEMLIDWLSAGLDPVKAPMFRQSQIKQHTELFLIFSMLITKARLERNPTLKEQVRDLNIENIIYGHLGYPVLQAVDILLYKGELVPVGEDQLPHIEITREIARKFNSQYCLNNPIFPEPEGLITEFARLPGLDGKRMSKSLGNTIYLSDGPDVVKSKLRKAVTDPLKVRKNDPGRPEICLVFTYHKKFNPSETPQIEKDCRSGVLGCVDCKLKCSEKINSILEPILQKRKYYESNLDEVKNILLDSEKRARVIATETMEEVHTQMKLG from the coding sequence ATGCCTAAAAAAAGAATTCTTAGCGGAATGCGTCCAACAGGTAAACTTCACCTCGGTAATTATGTCGGTGCTTTAGAAAATTGGATTAAACTTCAAGACGATTATGAAAGTTATTTTTTAATTGCAGATTATCATGTTCTTACAACAGATTTATCAACCGAGAAAATATATAGTAATTCTATCGAAATGTTAATTGACTGGCTATCAGCAGGTTTAGATCCTGTAAAAGCGCCTATGTTTAGGCAATCGCAAATAAAACAGCATACAGAATTATTCTTAATTTTTTCAATGTTAATAACTAAAGCTAGACTTGAAAGAAATCCAACTTTAAAAGAGCAAGTACGCGATTTAAACATAGAAAACATAATTTATGGACATCTTGGCTACCCGGTCTTACAAGCAGTTGACATTCTTCTCTACAAAGGTGAATTAGTTCCTGTAGGAGAAGACCAATTACCTCATATCGAAATTACACGTGAAATTGCAAGAAAATTTAATTCTCAATATTGTCTTAATAATCCAATATTTCCTGAGCCTGAAGGATTAATTACAGAATTTGCTCGATTGCCCGGATTAGATGGTAAGAGAATGAGCAAATCATTGGGTAATACAATTTATCTTTCTGACGGACCTGATGTTGTGAAAAGTAAATTGCGTAAAGCAGTTACAGACCCATTAAAAGTTAGAAAGAACGATCCTGGTAGACCAGAGATTTGTCTTGTGTTTACATATCACAAAAAATTTAATCCTTCAGAAACACCACAAATTGAAAAAGATTGCCGCAGCGGCGTGCTTGGTTGTGTAGATTGCAAATTAAAATGTTCTGAAAAAATTAACTCCATACTTGAACCAATTCTACAAAAAAGAAAGTACTACGAAAGTAATTTAGATGAAGTAAAAAATATTTTACTCGATAGTGAAAAACGAGCCAGAGTAATTGCAACTGAAACAATGGAAGAAGTTCACACACAAATGAAACTAGGCTGA
- a CDS encoding ScpA family protein — protein MYKIRLQEFEGPLDLLLFFIKRDELNIYDIPISKITKEFMEYLHMLQELDLETVGDFILMAATLMQIKVKMLLPREIDDKGEEIDPRADLVRALLEYKRYKEVSEEMSLLEANQRKIAFRGNFNADLKEKPSDLNVLLKNITLYDLIKAYKHALMNMPEQTVHEIQKLNVTIEEQIEYISQKINQRNEITFIELIKDFKEKIRVIVTFIAMLEMVKMGQIGLRESNKFNDFIIYGLNNG, from the coding sequence ATGTATAAAATTCGATTACAGGAATTTGAAGGACCTTTGGATTTATTGCTGTTTTTTATTAAAAGAGATGAACTGAACATTTACGATATTCCTATTTCTAAAATTACTAAAGAGTTTATGGAATATTTACACATGCTGCAAGAATTGGATTTGGAAACTGTAGGTGATTTTATCCTAATGGCTGCTACACTAATGCAAATTAAAGTAAAAATGCTGCTGCCAAGAGAAATTGATGATAAAGGAGAGGAAATTGACCCAAGAGCTGATTTAGTTAGGGCATTGTTAGAATATAAGCGCTATAAAGAAGTTTCAGAAGAAATGAGTTTATTAGAAGCTAATCAAAGAAAAATTGCTTTTAGAGGTAATTTCAATGCTGACTTAAAAGAAAAACCCAGCGATTTGAATGTGCTGCTGAAGAATATAACATTGTATGATCTGATAAAAGCTTATAAACATGCTTTAATGAACATGCCTGAACAAACCGTTCACGAAATTCAAAAGCTTAATGTAACTATAGAAGAACAAATTGAATATATATCGCAAAAAATTAATCAAAGAAATGAGATTACATTTATTGAGCTAATTAAGGATTTTAAAGAAAAAATTCGTGTAATAGTTACCTTTATTGCAATGCTTGAAATGGTTAAAATGGGACAAATTGGACTTCGCGAATCAAACAAGTTTAACGATTTTATTATTTATGGGCTAAACAATGGATAG
- the scpB gene encoding SMC-Scp complex subunit ScpB, with amino-acid sequence MDSIYKSIIEALIFASDEPIAANDIIKVIKEIDGQDIEITIDDIEATINELNLKYQNNENSFNILKIAEGYVFGTKQEYAKYLGYLTTEKNKRRLSQAALETLAIIAYKQPITKPEIESIRGVNSDYMINTLLEKNLITIKGRSETVGRPLLYVTTKEFLKYFGLNTINDLPKPREIEEIMKDEDFLEQKRKIMMNGIEESLETEIEDETESGNEDTLE; translated from the coding sequence ATGGATAGTATTTATAAGTCAATTATAGAAGCATTGATTTTTGCTTCCGACGAACCAATCGCAGCTAACGATATAATAAAAGTTATTAAAGAAATTGACGGTCAAGATATTGAAATCACAATTGATGATATTGAGGCAACTATTAATGAACTTAATCTAAAATATCAGAATAATGAAAACTCTTTTAATATCCTGAAAATTGCAGAGGGATACGTCTTTGGTACTAAACAAGAATATGCTAAATACTTGGGCTACCTTACCACCGAAAAAAATAAAAGAAGATTAAGTCAAGCTGCTTTAGAAACTTTGGCTATTATAGCGTATAAACAACCTATTACAAAACCTGAAATTGAATCTATCAGAGGTGTTAATTCAGATTACATGATTAATACACTGTTAGAAAAAAATTTAATAACAATAAAAGGCAGGTCAGAAACAGTAGGCAGACCATTGCTTTATGTTACCACAAAAGAATTTTTAAAGTATTTTGGACTCAATACCATTAACGACCTTCCTAAACCGCGCGAAATTGAAGAGATAATGAAAGATGAAGATTTTCTTGAACAAAAAAGAAAAATAATGATGAATGGTATTGAAGAAAGTTTAGAAACTGAAATTGAAGATGAAACAGAATCAGGAAATGAAGATACGCTTGAATAG
- a CDS encoding pseudouridine synthase — MNRFLSECGLGSRRKVEELIKTGRIEVNNNIVTDLTVKINPQIDKVKYDGELLRPQKKVYYLLNKPKGFVTTLNDEKKRKTVIELINTNKRIFPVGRLDYNTTGVLLLTNDGQLTNFLLHPRNKIEREYVVVINKPLHEKDSARLLKGIFLDGRKSFFLALEYIKKGNKILKVTTNEGRYHFVKRMFQALGYNVVELRRIRFGPFNLSGLKIGEYREISETELKKLVNYEKFI; from the coding sequence TTGAATAGGTTCCTTTCAGAATGTGGCTTGGGCTCACGCAGAAAAGTTGAGGAATTAATTAAAACAGGACGCATTGAGGTAAACAATAATATTGTGACTGACCTTACTGTAAAAATCAATCCCCAAATTGATAAAGTTAAATATGATGGTGAATTGCTTAGACCGCAAAAAAAAGTATACTACTTATTGAACAAACCAAAAGGATTTGTGACAACGTTGAACGACGAAAAAAAAAGAAAAACTGTAATTGAACTCATTAACACTAATAAACGAATTTTTCCTGTGGGAAGGTTAGATTACAACACCACAGGTGTTTTGCTGCTGACTAACGATGGTCAGTTGACAAATTTTTTATTGCATCCTCGTAATAAAATAGAACGAGAATACGTTGTAGTAATTAATAAACCATTACATGAAAAAGATAGTGCTAGATTACTTAAAGGAATTTTTTTAGACGGGAGAAAAAGTTTTTTTTTAGCTTTAGAGTATATTAAAAAGGGCAATAAAATTTTAAAGGTAACAACTAATGAAGGCAGATATCATTTTGTTAAAAGAATGTTTCAAGCTTTAGGATACAATGTAGTTGAACTAAGAAGAATTAGATTTGGTCCGTTTAATCTAAGCGGTCTTAAAATTGGTGAATATCGAGAAATTTCTGAAACAGAATTAAAAAAACTTGTTAACTATGAGAAGTTTATATAG
- the dacB gene encoding D-alanyl-D-alanine carboxypeptidase/D-alanyl-D-alanine-endopeptidase, whose product MRSLYRTIITIILLFTSVAEAQKDSSIVRSKQTANALIELREQLDDLFNDPNFSDANWGVVIKSLKTGEILYKKNPDKLFYPASDMKLFTTSAALLLLGSNYKYITQLFTNGELKDSTLNGDLILVGSGDPTISNRFTGGSSTKIFEDWADTLLSKGIKYINGNLVGDNSAFDNVGLGKGWPWDNLSDWFSAPSSAISFNDNTVEIDVFPSEVNFPAKVSIDPNTSYVKIIPKVITVAGNDKTKIQVTRQQGTGLITVAGKINVQEDKYIYHVAIEDPVMYTLTVLKETFEKKGISINGYITDIKNFHKRISYDNLLPLIKHFSVPVYEMIKETNKNSNNFYAEQLLKTIGLELFNYGSTENGVKACNELFKNMGINPDNMVMADGSGLSRLNLVTPRQIVNLLSYMYKTNEFEKFYASLPIAGVDGTLVNRMRKTNAENNVRAKGGYNIATSSLSGYLRTTAGEPIAFSMIVNNYLVPTTLAIYVQDNACQRLINFNRN is encoded by the coding sequence ATGAGAAGTTTATATAGGACAATTATTACTATAATATTACTGTTTACCTCTGTAGCAGAAGCACAAAAAGATTCATCGATTGTTAGGTCCAAGCAAACTGCAAATGCTTTAATTGAATTAAGAGAGCAGCTCGACGATTTATTTAATGATCCAAATTTTAGCGATGCAAATTGGGGAGTGGTAATTAAATCATTAAAAACCGGTGAAATACTGTACAAAAAGAATCCGGATAAATTATTTTATCCTGCATCAGATATGAAATTGTTCACTACGTCGGCTGCTTTGCTTTTGTTAGGCTCTAATTATAAATACATCACGCAATTATTTACAAATGGTGAATTGAAAGATTCAACATTAAATGGTGATTTAATTTTAGTGGGAAGTGGAGATCCCACAATATCAAACCGTTTTACAGGTGGTTCCAGTACAAAAATTTTTGAGGATTGGGCAGATACTCTCCTGTCAAAAGGTATTAAATATATTAATGGGAACTTAGTTGGCGATAACAGCGCATTTGACAATGTAGGCCTTGGTAAAGGTTGGCCGTGGGATAATCTTTCGGATTGGTTTTCAGCTCCATCTTCAGCAATTAGTTTTAATGACAACACAGTTGAAATTGATGTCTTTCCATCGGAAGTAAATTTCCCTGCTAAAGTTTCAATTGACCCAAATACAAGCTATGTGAAAATTATACCTAAAGTAATAACTGTCGCTGGTAACGATAAAACTAAAATTCAGGTAACAAGACAGCAAGGAACGGGCCTAATTACCGTAGCAGGCAAAATTAATGTTCAAGAAGATAAATATATTTATCATGTTGCAATAGAAGACCCTGTTATGTATACGCTTACTGTACTAAAAGAAACCTTTGAAAAGAAGGGCATTAGTATTAATGGGTATATTACCGATATAAAAAATTTTCATAAACGAATATCCTATGATAATTTGTTGCCGCTTATAAAGCATTTTTCAGTGCCTGTTTATGAAATGATTAAAGAGACAAATAAAAACAGTAATAATTTTTATGCAGAACAATTATTAAAAACAATTGGCTTAGAGCTGTTTAACTACGGTTCAACAGAAAATGGCGTTAAAGCTTGCAATGAATTATTTAAAAATATGGGTATTAATCCGGATAATATGGTTATGGCCGATGGTTCGGGTTTATCAAGACTAAATCTTGTTACTCCTCGACAAATAGTCAATCTACTCAGTTACATGTATAAAACAAATGAATTCGAAAAATTTTATGCTTCATTACCAATAGCCGGTGTTGATGGTACTCTTGTTAACAGAATGAGAAAAACAAATGCTGAAAATAATGTTCGTGCTAAAGGAGGGTATAATATTGCAACCTCGTCGTTATCGGGTTATCTGCGAACTACTGCCGGTGAACCAATTGCTTTTTCAATGATAGTTAATAATTACCTTGTACCTACAACTTTGGCTATTTATGTACAAGACAACGCGTGTCAAAGATTAATTAATTTTAATAGGAATTAA
- the lysS gene encoding lysine--tRNA ligase yields the protein MENTNQIQDLNTLIQRRLEELEQLYKLGIQPYSYSFDVDSYSLTIKENYDKYEGKDVKIAGRIMAIRRMGKASFAHIQDKEGRIQIYLKKDDLGENYEVFKLLDIGDFIGISGYVFKTKTGEISVHTKNLTVLAKSIRPIPIAKEAIDESGNKIIYDQFADKELRYRQRYVDLIVNPDVRKVFITRSKIISQIRKFLDSKGLIEVETPILQPLYGGAAARPFITHHNSLDIDLYLRIADELYLKRLIVGGFDAVYEISKDFRNEGMDRTHNPEFTMLELYVAYKDYYWMMDFVEEMFLNICTDVFGTTQFVIEDKKIDFRSPWKRIFMVDEIQKATGLNVMDASQEVLKNYLKENGIKLDGGENKGKLIDEIFEFAVQPHLIQPTFVIDYPLEISPLAKKHRSKAGLVERFEAFVLGREICNAFSELNDPIDQKNRFIEQSKLREEGDEEAHQIDEDFIRALEYGMPPTAGLGVGIDRLVMLLTNQPSIRDVILFPQMKPEK from the coding sequence TTGGAAAATACTAACCAAATTCAAGATTTGAACACTCTAATACAGCGCCGTTTAGAAGAGTTAGAACAATTGTATAAACTGGGTATTCAGCCTTATTCTTATAGCTTTGATGTTGACTCTTATTCTTTAACAATCAAAGAGAATTATGATAAATATGAAGGGAAAGATGTTAAAATTGCCGGGAGAATTATGGCTATTAGGCGTATGGGGAAAGCCTCTTTTGCTCATATTCAAGATAAAGAGGGAAGAATTCAAATTTATTTAAAAAAAGATGACTTAGGAGAAAATTACGAAGTATTCAAATTATTGGATATTGGTGATTTCATAGGAATTTCAGGATATGTATTTAAGACAAAAACCGGCGAAATTTCAGTCCACACAAAAAATTTAACAGTCCTTGCAAAATCAATTAGACCAATTCCCATTGCAAAAGAAGCAATTGACGAATCGGGTAATAAAATAATTTATGACCAATTCGCAGATAAAGAACTTCGATATCGTCAGAGATACGTTGATTTAATAGTTAATCCAGATGTAAGAAAAGTTTTTATAACGCGTTCTAAGATTATAAGTCAAATTAGAAAGTTTCTTGATTCGAAAGGATTAATTGAAGTTGAGACGCCAATACTACAACCACTTTATGGCGGTGCTGCTGCTCGTCCTTTTATTACTCATCATAACTCTCTTGATATTGACCTATATTTAAGAATAGCTGATGAATTATACCTAAAAAGACTTATTGTTGGCGGCTTTGATGCTGTTTACGAAATTTCTAAGGATTTTCGTAATGAGGGAATGGACCGTACTCACAACCCAGAATTTACTATGCTGGAATTATACGTCGCCTACAAAGATTACTACTGGATGATGGATTTTGTTGAAGAAATGTTTTTAAATATTTGTACTGATGTTTTTGGTACAACACAATTTGTGATTGAAGACAAAAAGATTGATTTTCGGTCACCGTGGAAAAGAATTTTTATGGTTGATGAAATTCAAAAAGCTACTGGGTTGAACGTAATGGATGCAAGTCAAGAAGTTCTAAAAAATTATTTAAAGGAAAACGGAATTAAATTAGATGGTGGAGAAAATAAAGGTAAGCTGATTGATGAAATTTTTGAATTTGCGGTTCAGCCTCATCTAATTCAGCCAACTTTTGTAATCGATTATCCATTAGAAATTTCACCACTTGCCAAAAAGCACCGTTCTAAAGCTGGCTTGGTTGAAAGATTTGAAGCATTTGTATTGGGCAGAGAGATATGTAATGCTTTTAGCGAACTTAATGATCCAATAGACCAAAAAAATCGTTTTATTGAACAATCAAAATTAAGGGAAGAAGGAGATGAAGAAGCTCATCAAATAGATGAAGATTTTATACGTGCTTTAGAATATGGAATGCCCCCTACAGCAGGTCTTGGCGTTGGAATAGACAGACTTGTAATGCTTCTTACAAATCAGCCTTCAATAAGGGATGTGATTCTATTCCCGCAAATGAAACCAGAAAAGTAG
- a CDS encoding S41 family peptidase, which translates to MNFRDKIFPYILSIIVGVYIGYQLNYFTNNKIDKQAEKFYDVLEYTKKYYVNSIDTKELVEDAIKGMFDKLDPHTIYLSPTEERQSEEEFKGNFYGIGIEFQIINDSITVVTPINGGPSEQVGILPGDRIVKINDKSSVGLSNEEVIRTLRGEKGTQVKLTVYRPYTKKIIDFNLTRAEIAINSVDSAFMYDNSTGYINLIRFSATTTEEMEKALKSLSEKGMKRLILDLRNNPGGYLDQAYQVADFFIDDHKLIVSTKGRLNEFNEDFIAQKSYPYEKIPIVVLVNKGTASASEIVAGAIQDWDRGLIVGETTFGKGLVQKPIILNDSSAIRITVAKYFTPSGREIQRNYDNKKLYYKEPINRPEINSDNWQHNLEKDSSKNIYKTISGRQIFGGGGITPDYLVEPTKFSNLETQIRQANAFYLFVRNYMDKNGAKLKTEYSDLNFFLKKFYFTAAELNEFVKYLGKLKIKVNKPQFEQEEKQIGTILKAYVARELWKNLGWYSVVLPNDLQFVKAYSLLNKAEAILKTNQNNKF; encoded by the coding sequence ATGAATTTTAGAGATAAAATTTTTCCTTACATCTTATCAATAATTGTAGGCGTCTACATAGGATATCAGTTGAACTATTTTACCAACAACAAAATTGATAAACAAGCTGAAAAATTCTATGATGTATTAGAATACACTAAAAAATATTATGTTAATTCTATTGATACGAAAGAGCTGGTGGAGGACGCAATTAAAGGGATGTTTGATAAATTAGACCCGCATACAATTTATCTTTCACCTACAGAAGAACGACAATCAGAAGAAGAATTTAAAGGAAATTTTTATGGGATTGGAATTGAATTCCAAATCATTAATGACTCAATTACGGTTGTAACTCCTATAAACGGAGGTCCAAGTGAACAGGTAGGTATTTTACCCGGCGACCGAATTGTAAAAATAAATGACAAAAGTTCAGTTGGACTTAGTAACGAGGAGGTAATTAGAACATTAAGAGGAGAAAAAGGCACCCAGGTAAAATTAACAGTTTACAGACCATACACAAAAAAAATAATTGACTTTAATCTTACTAGAGCCGAAATTGCTATAAATTCTGTTGACTCTGCATTTATGTATGATAACTCCACGGGCTATATTAATCTAATTAGATTTTCCGCAACAACTACCGAAGAAATGGAGAAAGCATTAAAAAGTCTCTCTGAAAAAGGAATGAAAAGATTAATCTTAGACCTTAGAAACAACCCTGGTGGTTATTTAGATCAAGCTTATCAAGTAGCTGATTTTTTTATTGATGATCATAAATTAATAGTATCAACCAAAGGAAGACTTAATGAATTTAATGAAGATTTTATAGCACAAAAATCATATCCTTATGAAAAAATACCCATTGTAGTTCTTGTTAACAAAGGTACAGCATCTGCAAGTGAAATTGTGGCAGGTGCTATTCAAGATTGGGATAGAGGATTGATTGTTGGAGAAACAACGTTTGGCAAGGGGTTAGTACAAAAACCAATTATATTAAATGATAGTTCTGCAATTAGGATTACTGTTGCTAAATACTTTACGCCAAGCGGAAGAGAAATCCAAAGAAATTATGACAATAAAAAACTATATTACAAAGAACCAATAAACAGACCAGAAATAAATAGTGATAATTGGCAACATAACCTTGAAAAAGATTCCAGTAAAAATATTTACAAAACTATAAGTGGGCGACAAATTTTTGGCGGTGGTGGTATTACGCCAGATTATTTAGTTGAACCTACAAAATTTTCTAATTTGGAAACACAAATTAGGCAAGCTAATGCTTTTTATTTGTTTGTTAGAAATTACATGGATAAAAATGGTGCTAAATTAAAAACGGAATACAGCGACTTAAATTTTTTCTTGAAAAAGTTTTACTTTACCGCTGCCGAGCTTAATGAGTTTGTAAAGTATTTAGGCAAATTAAAAATTAAGGTCAACAAACCGCAATTTGAACAAGAAGAAAAACAAATTGGAACTATTCTTAAAGCCTATGTTGCCCGTGAACTCTGGAAAAACTTAGGATGGTATTCAGTTGTTTTGCCTAACGATTTACAATTTGTTAAGGCTTATAGTCTTTTAAATAAAGCTGAGGCTATACTTAAGACAAATCAGAACAATAAATTTTAG
- a CDS encoding gamma carbonic anhydrase family protein, producing the protein MNEVKLFPYKSIMPQIHPSVFLASGVKIIGDVKIEENSSIWYNTVIRGDVHYIKIGKSTNIQDMCMLHVTNDKFPLIIGNNITVGHSVTLHGCVLNDNCLIGMGSVVLDGAIVEKNSIVAAGAVVRPGFIVPSGKLVAGVPAKIVRELSHSEIEEIIASAKRYVEYASITKNSLLHKSDN; encoded by the coding sequence ATGAATGAAGTAAAATTATTTCCTTACAAAAGCATAATGCCTCAAATTCATCCATCTGTTTTTTTAGCGAGTGGCGTAAAGATTATTGGAGATGTAAAAATAGAAGAGAACTCTAGTATTTGGTATAATACTGTTATAAGGGGAGATGTGCATTATATTAAAATTGGGAAAAGTACCAATATACAAGACATGTGCATGCTGCATGTAACCAATGATAAATTTCCATTAATTATAGGAAATAATATTACCGTTGGTCATTCAGTAACACTGCATGGCTGTGTGTTAAACGATAATTGTCTAATAGGAATGGGTTCGGTGGTATTAGATGGTGCAATTGTAGAAAAAAATTCGATTGTGGCTGCTGGTGCAGTGGTTCGTCCAGGTTTTATTGTGCCATCTGGAAAATTAGTTGCCGGTGTTCCTGCAAAAATAGTTAGAGAATTATCACATAGTGAGATAGAAGAAATAATCGCTTCTGCTAAAAGATATGTTGAATATGCAAGTATAACAAAGAATTCACTTTTACATAAAAGCGATAACTGA
- a CDS encoding MBL fold metallo-hydrolase, translating to MKIKFWGTRGSIPIPGINTLEFGGNTPCVQITDENGKALILDAGTGIRELGKQIISQNSLFKINLLVSHSHWDHIQGLPFFEPLYHKEYEINIYSYAHQGIEGFEIFEAQWHPLFFPVKKDVLKATIKYNAIVEDMKYNIGGFLVSTKKMNHSKGTLGFRIHSVKDIVYMTDNELIFDTESPFSMKNIFDKNKELVEFCRGCDYLIHDSMYSLKDNISKIGWGHSNNISVLQFAEIAEVKNLILFHYDPDYSDKDLNKLINESNNYIRHLNYKINCVASKEGLEITL from the coding sequence ATGAAAATAAAATTTTGGGGTACAAGAGGCTCTATACCAATTCCTGGTATAAATACCTTAGAGTTTGGTGGTAATACTCCATGTGTGCAAATTACAGATGAAAATGGTAAAGCTTTAATATTAGATGCAGGCACAGGTATAAGAGAATTAGGTAAACAAATTATATCACAGAATTCACTGTTCAAAATTAATTTATTGGTTTCACATTCACACTGGGACCATATTCAAGGCTTGCCATTTTTTGAACCATTGTACCATAAAGAATATGAAATCAATATATACTCGTATGCACATCAGGGAATTGAAGGGTTTGAAATATTCGAGGCGCAGTGGCATCCGCTTTTTTTCCCAGTTAAAAAAGATGTTCTTAAAGCTACTATTAAATACAATGCAATTGTGGAGGATATGAAATACAACATCGGCGGATTTTTAGTTTCTACAAAAAAAATGAATCATAGCAAAGGAACTCTCGGCTTTCGGATTCATTCTGTTAAAGATATTGTTTATATGACTGACAACGAGCTGATCTTTGACACTGAGAGTCCGTTCAGTATGAAAAACATTTTTGATAAAAATAAAGAATTAGTAGAGTTTTGCAGAGGCTGCGACTATTTAATTCATGATTCAATGTATTCACTTAAAGATAATATAAGTAAAATAGGATGGGGACATTCAAACAATATTTCGGTGCTTCAGTTTGCTGAAATTGCGGAAGTAAAAAATCTTATTTTATTTCATTATGATCCTGATTATTCCGACAAAGATTTGAATAAATTAATTAATGAATCTAATAATTATATTCGTCATCTAAATTATAAAATTAATTGTGTTGCTAGTAAAGAAGGATTAGAAATTACTTTATAA
- the ybeY gene encoding rRNA maturation RNase YbeY has product MIKGLSVYAEKQYKINKSNIHLLIGRLKIHLNFFISYLSINFVNNEQILAINKKFLGHNYFTDVITFNYSKESNNFDGEILISIDEAKKNAKKYKVDLNEEIARLIIHGVLHLLGFDDQNSKKRIIMKSYEDKLININKKYLQNLIETE; this is encoded by the coding sequence ATGATTAAAGGCTTATCTGTTTATGCAGAAAAACAATACAAAATTAACAAATCCAACATCCATCTATTGATAGGTCGATTAAAAATCCATCTTAATTTTTTCATTAGTTATTTATCTATAAATTTTGTAAATAACGAACAAATACTTGCTATCAATAAAAAGTTTTTAGGTCATAATTATTTTACTGATGTTATAACCTTTAATTATTCTAAAGAAAGTAATAATTTTGACGGCGAAATTTTAATAAGTATTGATGAAGCTAAAAAAAATGCTAAAAAATATAAAGTTGACTTAAATGAAGAGATTGCAAGATTAATTATTCACGGAGTTTTACATTTGTTAGGTTTTGACGACCAAAATAGTAAAAAGAGAATCATCATGAAGTCTTATGAAGATAAATTAATAAATATCAATAAAAAATATTTACAAAATTTAATTGAAACAGAATGA
- a CDS encoding DUF494 family protein encodes MTSKIVEVLTKILEGLNNNYSLEEVNKILLKEKKFDQKTVSVAFSLIFDKVLTKKTFENKAKNKRSEDLRILSEEEREILGLENYNYLLHLINVGLIDSKNVETILEQVMMFPETQITKSEINWIILLSLVDFNSEILPGSRVLLYSSDTIN; translated from the coding sequence ATGACATCGAAAATTGTTGAAGTGCTAACAAAAATTTTAGAAGGATTAAATAATAATTACTCTTTGGAAGAGGTGAATAAAATTCTTTTAAAAGAAAAGAAATTTGATCAAAAGACTGTGAGTGTTGCTTTTAGCCTGATATTCGATAAAGTGCTAACAAAAAAGACATTTGAAAATAAAGCAAAAAATAAGAGAAGCGAGGACTTGAGGATATTAAGTGAAGAAGAAAGGGAAATTTTAGGACTCGAAAATTATAATTACTTGCTCCATTTAATAAACGTTGGCTTAATTGATTCTAAAAATGTCGAGACAATTTTAGAGCAAGTAATGATGTTCCCAGAAACACAGATTACTAAAAGTGAGATCAATTGGATAATACTTTTGTCTCTTGTTGACTTTAATTCTGAAATACTACCAGGTAGCAGGGTGCTATTGTATTCTTCCGATACTATTAATTAA